In bacterium, the following are encoded in one genomic region:
- a CDS encoding MFS transporter, which yields MNSTQRREAAKKWKNLLLLAFAAMLAMSLWFSGSAVLPQLTSEWKLSPSQQSWITNSVQIGFVCGAILSALLNLGDRISNHWLFAISAVAAACFNAAIPVFNPQFNTTLVLRFLTGMWMAGVYPPGMKLVATWCKEDRGLGIGMLVGSLTLGKSLPHLLNGIVGESGMPPWQTILLALSFMALLAAVICALFVRPGPYLSQSAPFDWRFAVRALKHKPTRLANYGYLGHMWELYAMWTWVPIFLLASFQGAGGSAQAARFAGFAAIAAGTIGCVLAGIMADRIGRTKVTSLSLLISGACCLLAGFFFDHPIALTVLCIIWGFAVVADSAQFSAAVSELTDYRYVGTALTLQTSLGFLLTLISIALIPALVAMIGWNKVFVVLAAGPVFGIINMWRLRKMPEAVQMASGNK from the coding sequence TTGAATTCAACGCAAAGACGCGAAGCCGCAAAGAAGTGGAAGAATCTTTTACTGCTGGCATTTGCTGCAATGCTGGCGATGTCGTTGTGGTTTTCCGGATCCGCAGTGCTTCCACAATTAACATCTGAATGGAAGCTCAGCCCTTCTCAACAATCCTGGATTACCAATAGCGTTCAGATCGGTTTTGTTTGCGGAGCTATTCTGAGCGCGCTATTGAATCTGGGTGACAGGATCAGTAACCACTGGTTGTTCGCGATTAGCGCGGTTGCCGCCGCCTGTTTTAACGCTGCCATTCCTGTTTTCAATCCGCAATTCAACACAACTCTCGTTTTGCGTTTTCTTACAGGAATGTGGATGGCAGGTGTCTATCCACCGGGAATGAAACTGGTCGCCACCTGGTGCAAAGAAGATCGCGGCCTTGGAATTGGAATGCTGGTAGGTTCGTTGACGTTGGGCAAATCGTTGCCTCATCTGCTGAATGGTATTGTCGGTGAAAGCGGGATGCCGCCCTGGCAGACGATTCTGCTGGCGCTCTCTTTCATGGCACTTCTTGCTGCGGTAATCTGCGCTTTATTTGTCCGGCCGGGTCCTTATTTGAGCCAGAGTGCGCCCTTTGATTGGCGATTTGCTGTTCGAGCATTGAAGCACAAACCGACAAGGCTTGCGAACTACGGATATCTGGGTCACATGTGGGAGCTCTATGCCATGTGGACCTGGGTTCCTATTTTCCTGTTAGCGAGTTTTCAGGGTGCCGGTGGTAGCGCACAGGCCGCACGTTTTGCTGGATTCGCTGCAATCGCCGCCGGAACCATTGGATGCGTTCTTGCCGGGATCATGGCGGATAGAATCGGCCGTACGAAAGTAACCAGTCTGAGTTTACTGATATCAGGCGCCTGTTGCTTGCTTGCAGGGTTCTTCTTTGATCATCCCATTGCATTAACAGTTCTTTGTATTATCTGGGGGTTTGCTGTTGTTGCGGACAGCGCGCAATTCAGCGCCGCTGTCAGCGAGCTGACGGATTATCGTTATGTCGGCACCGCGTTAACTCTGCAGACTTCGCTGGGATTTCTGCTGACTCTTATCTCAATTGCGCTGATTCCTGCCCTCGTTGCTATGATCGGCTGGAACAAAGTGTTCGTGGTACTCGCCGCCGGACCGGTTTTTGGAATCATCAACATGTGGCGTCTGCGAAAAATGCCCGAAGCCGTGCAAATGGCCTCGGGCAATAAATG